The Melospiza melodia melodia isolate bMelMel2 chromosome 23, bMelMel2.pri, whole genome shotgun sequence genome contains a region encoding:
- the ARID5A gene encoding AT-rich interactive domain-containing protein 5A, with amino-acid sequence MEKNQEAQGDPRDPPSPAQPADAPGAGDGAERDKAVGEGGDKNKDKEEKDEDKEKEEEEAFLVSLYKFMKERHTPIERIPHLGFKQINLWKIYKAVEKLGAYELVTGRRLWKNVYDELGGSPGSTSAATCTRRHYERLVLPYVRHLKGEEDKPLPPSKPRRQYKVSKDDKSKRARKEKGREQVAPDKARPEAAAEEAAERGRGTDGRSSPAVPAVPAPSPAGRCPSPCRSHSETYKRLFSSFYSKGNHPIMSPLAKKKLLAQVSKAESLPCPKRHCPEGRRAPSDSGPEPPGPPGPAPAEQRSAEPWAAPERAPSEAGPARSASPAGRDSQGCPQDGAPAVFTGYFHAYRSEGPQPGGCAPLWGYFSHLKDFLEPPSALPARPEEPEQPAELRSAAGRPWEGRAAAVQACWVSPGAALGPAAPRAGREEEEEEDDDDEDEEEDEEPLGRAVSPSGRAGRSRSPGARRALAKPKAVVAAPAFPAPLPPDAFKGAALHFPGGFGSAQGVPAAPALSVSPVVIPAFPSPLVVPSELCRPLPARARLPAAYGSSARLYPAAPWHGQRSPHVPAFPHHGRP; translated from the exons ATGGAGAAGAACCAAGAGGCGCAAggagacccccgggacccccccagccctgcccagcccgcc GACGCGCCGGGGGCTGGGGATGGCGCCGAGAGGGACAAAGCGGTGGGAGAAGGTGGGGACAAGAACAAGGACAAGGAGGAGAAGGACGAggacaaggagaaggaggaggaggaggctttcCTCGTCAGCCTCTACAAGTTCATGAAGGAGCGGCACACGCCCATCGAGAGGATCCCGCACCTCGGCTTCAAGCAGA TTAACCTCTGGAAGATCTACAAGGCCGTGGAAAAGCTGGGAGCCTACGAGCTG GTGACGGGCCGCCGGCTCTGGAAGAACGTCTACGACGAGCTCGGGGGCAGCCCCGGCAGCACCAGCGCTGCCACCTGCACCCGGCGCCACTACGAGag GCTCGTCCTTCCCTACGTGCGGCACCTCAAGGGCGAGGAGGACAAACCGCTGCCCCCCAGCAAACCCCGGCGGCAGTACAAGGTCTCCAAGGACGACAAGAGCAAGAGGGCCAGGAAGGAGAAGGGCCGCGAGCAG GTGGCTCCGGACAAGGCGCGGCCCGAGGCGGCCGCGGAggaggcggcggagcggggccgggggacaGACGGACGCTCCAGCCCGGCCGTGCCGGCCGTGCCGGCCCCCAGCCCCGCGGGGAGgtgccccagcccctgcaggagcCACAGCGAGACCTACAAGCGCCTCTTCTCCAGCTTCTACTCCAAAGGGAACCACCCCATCATGTCCCCGCTGGCCAAGAAGAAGCTGCTGGCGCAGGTGAGCAAGGCCGAGTCCTTGCCCTGCCCCAAGCGCCACTGCCCCGAGGGCCGCCGGGCACCGAGCGacagcggccccgagccccccgggcCCCCCGGGCCCGCGCCGGCCGAGCAGAGGAGCGCGGAGCCCTGGGCAGCTCCGGAGCGAGCTCCGAGCGAGGCGGGCCCGGCCCGCAGCGCATCCCCGGcgggcagggacagccagggctgcccgcAGGACGGGGCCCCTGCCGTGTTCACCGGCTACTTCCACGCGTACCGCAGCGAGGGCCCGCAGCCCGGCGGCTGTGCCCCGCTCTGGGGCTACTTCTCCCACCTGAAGGATTTTCTGGAGCCGCCCTCCGCCCTCCCGGCGCGGCCCGAGGAGCCCGAGCAGCCCGCGGAGCTgcggagcgcggcggggcggcCGTGGGAGGGCCGGGCCGCCGCCGTCCAGGCCTGCTGGGTTTCCCCCGGGGCCGCCCTCGGGCCCGCCGCGCCCCGGGCCGgccgcgaggaggaggaggaggaagacgatgatgatgaggatgaagaggaggacgAGGAGCCCTTGGGCCGCGCCGTGTCCCCCTCGGGCAGGGCCGGGCGGAGCCGCTCGCCGGGCGCTCGCCGAGCGCTGGCCAAGCCCAAGGCCGTGGTGGCCGCCCCGGCGTTCCCCGCGCCGCTGCCGCCGGACGCTTTCAAGGGAGCCGCGCTGCATTTCCCGGGCGGCTTCGGCAGCGCGCAGGGCGTgcccgcggccccggcgctgTCCGTGAGCCCCGTGGTGATCCCGGCCTTCCCCAGCCCCTTGGTGGTGCCCTCCGAGCTGTGCCGCCCGCTGCCCGCCCGTGCCCGCCTGCCCGCGGCCTACGGCAGCTCGGCCCGGCTCTACCCGGCGGCTCCGTGGCACGGGCAGCGCTCCCCGCACGTCCCGGCCTTCCCGCACCACGGCCGGCCCTAG